The following proteins are co-located in the Streptomyces sp. NBC_01198 genome:
- a CDS encoding bifunctional 3,4-dihydroxy-2-butanone-4-phosphate synthase/GTP cyclohydrolase II, with product MSAVTALQDDWYDEADLGLDPVERAIAEIAAGRPVVVVDDENRENEGDLIVAAEKVTPEIVAFMMAECRGLICVPMEPPDLDRLDLPQMVGANTESMRTAFTVSVDAGAAHGVTTGISAADRAATIRLLAESSSVAADFVRPGHVFPLRARSGGVLVRAGHTEAGVDLARLAGLRPAAAIVEIAREDGTMARLPDLVPFARKHGLAIISIEDLIAYRRSSEPSVRREAATTLPTAFGDFRAYGYRSTDDGVEHIALVAGELGDGTDVLVRVHSECLTGDVFGSQRCDCGPQLQGALRRIAEEGRGVVLYLRGHEGRGIGLLSKLRAYELQERGRDTLDANLELGLPADARDYGAAARILTDLGVRSLRLITNNPAKTGALVGHGLDVLGREPMQVGAGEHNLRYLRTKRDRMGHDLPWLESAGRTHTPVGTAEGSTGTERGEK from the coding sequence ATGAGTGCCGTGACCGCACTGCAGGACGACTGGTACGACGAGGCCGACCTCGGTCTCGACCCGGTGGAACGGGCCATCGCGGAGATCGCGGCGGGACGCCCGGTCGTGGTGGTGGACGACGAGAACCGGGAGAACGAGGGCGACCTGATCGTCGCCGCGGAGAAGGTCACCCCGGAGATCGTGGCGTTCATGATGGCCGAGTGCCGCGGGCTGATCTGCGTACCGATGGAGCCGCCGGACCTCGACCGGCTTGACCTGCCGCAGATGGTGGGCGCCAACACCGAGTCGATGCGCACCGCCTTCACCGTGTCGGTGGACGCCGGTGCCGCGCACGGGGTGACCACCGGGATCTCCGCGGCCGACCGCGCCGCGACGATCCGGCTGCTGGCCGAGTCCTCGTCGGTGGCCGCCGACTTCGTGCGCCCCGGGCACGTCTTCCCGCTGCGGGCCAGGAGCGGCGGTGTGCTGGTGCGGGCCGGCCACACCGAGGCCGGCGTGGACCTGGCAAGGCTCGCCGGGCTGCGGCCGGCCGCGGCCATCGTGGAGATCGCCCGGGAGGACGGCACCATGGCCCGGCTGCCGGACCTGGTGCCCTTCGCCCGCAAGCACGGCCTGGCCATCATCTCCATCGAGGACCTGATCGCCTACCGCCGCTCGTCGGAGCCGAGCGTCCGCCGGGAGGCGGCCACCACGCTGCCCACGGCCTTCGGCGACTTCCGCGCCTACGGCTACCGCAGCACCGACGACGGCGTCGAGCACATCGCGCTGGTCGCCGGCGAACTGGGCGACGGCACCGACGTCCTGGTGCGGGTGCACTCCGAGTGCCTGACCGGCGACGTCTTCGGCTCGCAGCGCTGCGACTGCGGGCCGCAGTTGCAGGGCGCGCTGCGCCGGATCGCCGAGGAGGGCCGCGGGGTGGTGCTCTACCTGCGCGGCCACGAGGGCCGCGGTATCGGCCTGCTGTCCAAGCTGCGGGCGTACGAGCTCCAGGAGCGCGGCCGCGACACGCTGGACGCCAATCTGGAACTCGGCCTGCCCGCCGACGCCCGCGACTACGGCGCCGCCGCCCGGATCCTCACCGACCTCGGGGTGCGCTCGCTGCGGCTGATCACCAACAACCCGGCCAAGACCGGCGCGCTGGTGGGGCACGGTCTCGACGTGCTGGGGCGCGAGCCGATGCAGGTCGGGGCGGGGGAGCACAATCTGCGGTATCTGCGGACCAAGCGCGACCGGATGGGGCACGACCTGCCCTGGCTGGAGAGCGCTGGCCGCACCCACACGCCCGTCGGCACCGCCGAGGGCAGCACAGGAACCGAGCGAGGAGAGAAGTAG
- a CDS encoding MFS transporter, with amino-acid sequence MSPPAARWAPAKVRTAHMAIATIFAVHGAVQGTFATRIPWIKDHLGLSAGALGIALVCPAVGSMLTMPLAGRLMHKLGSRTALRLLLGMWCAALALPALAPGLPWLCLSLLVFGGSAGMADVVMNALGVAVEEHKGKSIMSGLHGMWSVGTLTGAAIGVPAAHAGLDGRIHLGAVAGALVVIGFLVCAKVPDLHPAADEAAPPRFALPPRAALVIGAIGFCGVFAEGGSADWCAVYLRDIANASPAVAALAYTAFSCTMATARLLGDFAVRRLGAVTAIRAGGVVATGGGLLVVLSHAPVPAIAGFALIGVGISVVVPLCFAAAGRSGPNPSQAIAGVATVTYTSGLIAPAAIGGIAGASSLTVSFTLVTVLTLGLVVGAGVVRPTAVKVAGSPSPAHVTAD; translated from the coding sequence ATGAGTCCTCCAGCGGCCCGGTGGGCCCCCGCGAAGGTACGCACCGCCCATATGGCGATCGCCACCATCTTCGCCGTGCATGGCGCGGTGCAGGGCACGTTCGCCACCCGGATTCCCTGGATCAAGGACCATCTCGGGCTCAGCGCCGGCGCGTTGGGCATCGCGCTGGTGTGTCCCGCGGTGGGGTCGATGCTGACGATGCCGCTGGCCGGGCGGCTGATGCACAAGCTCGGGTCGCGGACCGCGCTGCGGCTGCTGCTCGGGATGTGGTGCGCCGCGCTCGCCCTGCCGGCGCTGGCGCCCGGGCTGCCGTGGCTGTGCCTGTCGCTGCTGGTCTTCGGCGGCTCCGCCGGGATGGCGGACGTGGTGATGAACGCCCTCGGGGTGGCCGTCGAGGAGCACAAGGGCAAGTCGATCATGTCCGGGCTGCACGGGATGTGGAGCGTCGGCACCCTGACCGGCGCCGCGATCGGCGTGCCGGCCGCGCATGCGGGGCTTGACGGCCGGATCCATCTGGGTGCGGTGGCCGGCGCGCTGGTGGTGATCGGCTTCCTGGTGTGTGCCAAGGTGCCCGATCTGCACCCGGCGGCGGACGAGGCCGCGCCGCCGAGGTTCGCGCTGCCGCCGCGTGCGGCACTGGTGATCGGGGCGATCGGCTTCTGCGGGGTCTTCGCCGAGGGCGGCAGCGCCGACTGGTGCGCGGTCTACCTGCGCGACATCGCCAACGCCTCGCCCGCGGTGGCGGCGCTGGCGTACACCGCCTTCTCCTGCACGATGGCGACGGCCCGGCTGCTGGGTGACTTCGCGGTGCGCCGGCTCGGCGCGGTGACGGCGATCCGGGCCGGCGGGGTGGTCGCGACCGGCGGCGGGCTGCTGGTGGTGCTCTCGCACGCGCCGGTCCCGGCGATCGCCGGCTTCGCGCTGATCGGCGTGGGCATATCGGTGGTCGTCCCGCTGTGCTTCGCCGCCGCGGGGCGGAGCGGGCCGAATCCGAGCCAGGCCATCGCGGGTGTCGCGACCGTCACGTACACCTCGGGGCTCATCGCGCCCGCGGCGATCGGCGGGATCGCCGGCGCCAGCTCGCTGACGGTGTCCTTCACGCTGGTCACGGTGCTGACGCTGGGTCTGGTGGTGGGTGCGGGCGTCGTCCGGCCGACCGCGGTGAAGGTGGCGGGCTCGCCCTCGCCGGCCCACGTCACCGCCGACTGA
- the ribD gene encoding bifunctional diaminohydroxyphosphoribosylaminopyrimidine deaminase/5-amino-6-(5-phosphoribosylamino)uracil reductase RibD → MGAARGATPGTATTEADAMRRAIALSARALGATAPNPVVGCVILDTTGAVVGEGWHRKAGGPHAEVHALRAAGEAARGGTAVVTLEPCNHTGRTGPCAQALIEAGVARVVHAVSDPSPAASGGAATLRAAGVDVESGLLAAEAEAVNVAWLTSVRRGRPYVRWKYAATLDGRIAAADGSSRWITSAESRADVHRLRAEADAVVVGSGTLLADDPHLAVRGVEGAVQPLRVVVDSRAQVTPAARVLDDSAPTLIAVSKDADTTHLPGVDVLRLPYAPDLGPAAHETKPAESRPAESKPAESRSEEFKPAETEPAEAKETAPTGLDVPTLLAELHARGVRSVLLEGGPTLAGAFVAAGAVDAVVGYLAPALLGAGPAALGPAGISTIAQALRLDVTDVARLGPDLRITAVPTGTPTHIAVPTAAQEK, encoded by the coding sequence ATGGGCGCAGCCCGAGGCGCGACCCCGGGCACAGCCACGACCGAAGCCGACGCGATGCGCCGGGCCATCGCGTTGTCGGCTCGCGCGCTGGGCGCCACCGCCCCCAACCCCGTCGTCGGCTGTGTGATTCTCGACACGACGGGCGCCGTCGTCGGCGAGGGATGGCACCGCAAGGCCGGCGGCCCGCACGCCGAGGTGCACGCGCTGCGCGCGGCGGGCGAGGCGGCCCGCGGCGGCACCGCCGTGGTGACCCTCGAACCGTGCAACCACACCGGCAGGACAGGCCCGTGCGCCCAGGCGCTGATCGAGGCCGGGGTCGCCCGGGTGGTGCACGCGGTGTCCGACCCGAGCCCGGCCGCGTCCGGCGGGGCGGCCACGCTGCGGGCGGCGGGCGTGGACGTGGAGAGCGGGCTGCTGGCGGCCGAGGCCGAGGCGGTCAACGTCGCATGGCTGACGTCGGTGCGCCGCGGCCGCCCGTACGTGCGCTGGAAGTACGCGGCCACGCTGGACGGCCGGATCGCGGCCGCGGACGGCAGCAGCCGCTGGATCACGTCGGCCGAGTCGCGTGCGGACGTGCACCGACTGCGGGCGGAGGCGGACGCCGTGGTGGTCGGCTCGGGCACGCTGCTTGCCGACGACCCGCACCTGGCGGTGCGCGGCGTCGAGGGTGCGGTGCAGCCGCTGCGGGTGGTGGTGGACTCCCGGGCGCAAGTCACCCCGGCCGCCCGCGTGCTGGACGACAGCGCGCCGACGCTGATCGCGGTGTCGAAGGACGCCGACACCACGCACCTCCCCGGCGTGGACGTCCTCCGCCTCCCGTACGCGCCCGACCTGGGCCCGGCCGCCCACGAAACGAAGCCGGCCGAAAGCAGGCCGGCCGAAAGCAAGCCAGCCGAAAGCAGGTCAGAGGAATTCAAGCCGGCTGAAACCGAGCCGGCCGAAGCCAAGGAGACCGCCCCCACCGGCCTCGACGTGCCGACCCTGCTCGCGGAACTGCACGCCCGCGGCGTCCGCTCGGTCCTGCTGGAGGGCGGGCCGACCCTCGCCGGCGCGTTCGTGGCCGCCGGGGCCGTCGACGCGGTCGTCGGCTACCTGGCGCCGGCGCTGCTCGGCGCCGGCCCCGCCGCCCTCGGCCCGGCAGGAATCAGCACCATCGCGCAGGCGTTGCGGCTCGACGTGACCGATGTCGCCCGCCTCGGGCCCGACCTGCGTATCACCGCCGTCCCCACTGGCACCCCCACCCACATCGCCGTCCCCACTGCCGCACAGGAGAAGTGA
- a CDS encoding DUF5995 family protein, translated as MMTDVGGVLDRMRGVDAGLPHGDGVAVFNRVYVAVTEEVRRRLAAGDFADRVAAAELAVRFAGRYLAAVADDAAGRRAPACWRPLLRLRAHPGIRPLQFALAGINAHVGHDLALAVLDTCRATGRELPELEADFDRVGEALTVIEVEVRELLMPGPDVLEAADPLTHLVGSWSLARARDAAWAAARLLWALRRSDDAFEECVSRLDAGVGLVGRLLLTPVGGRQSSGSRTGAISS; from the coding sequence ATGATGACGGATGTGGGCGGTGTGCTCGACCGGATGCGAGGGGTGGACGCGGGGCTGCCGCACGGCGACGGGGTCGCCGTCTTCAACCGGGTCTATGTCGCGGTGACCGAGGAGGTGCGGCGGCGGCTGGCCGCCGGGGACTTCGCGGACCGGGTGGCCGCCGCCGAGCTGGCCGTACGGTTCGCCGGGCGGTATCTCGCGGCGGTGGCTGACGACGCGGCGGGCCGCAGGGCGCCGGCGTGCTGGCGGCCGCTGCTGCGGCTGCGCGCCCACCCGGGCATCCGGCCGCTGCAGTTCGCGTTGGCAGGTATCAACGCCCATGTGGGCCACGACCTCGCGCTGGCGGTGCTGGACACCTGCCGGGCGACGGGCCGCGAACTGCCGGAGCTCGAAGCGGACTTCGACCGGGTCGGTGAGGCGCTGACGGTGATCGAGGTGGAGGTCAGGGAGCTGCTGATGCCGGGCCCTGACGTGCTGGAGGCGGCCGATCCGCTGACGCATCTGGTCGGGTCGTGGTCGCTGGCCAGGGCCAGGGACGCCGCCTGGGCGGCGGCCCGGCTGCTGTGGGCGCTGCGCCGCAGCGACGACGCCTTCGAGGAGTGCGTGAGCCGGCTGGACGCCGGCGTCGGGCTGGTCGGCCGGCTGCTGCTGACGCCGGTGGGCGGGCGTCAGTCCTCGGGCAGCAGGACGGGCGCGATCTCCTCGTAG
- a CDS encoding carbon-nitrogen hydrolase family protein: MRIAIAQGIAPGPDALDAAAAEAAGHGARLLVTPELSLTGYARGLRGAMPADDMVGEIAARHGVAVVHGGPERDGSAVFNTARLTGPDGATLAAYRKTHLYGDQERAAFTPGDRLVVQADLDGVRIGLLICYDVEFPEAVRAHALAGTELLAVPTALMRPYEFVPRVLVPARAYENGLHIAYANRCGPEGDHDFAGLSCLAGPDGEIRARAGSGPELLIAEVDPARNADARAATPYLTDRRPDLYRSPARSPRP; encoded by the coding sequence TTGCGGATCGCGATCGCCCAGGGGATCGCCCCGGGACCCGACGCGCTGGACGCGGCGGCGGCGGAGGCGGCCGGGCACGGCGCCCGGCTGCTGGTCACGCCCGAGCTGTCGCTGACCGGCTACGCACGCGGGCTGCGGGGCGCGATGCCGGCGGACGACATGGTCGGGGAGATCGCCGCCCGGCACGGGGTCGCCGTCGTCCACGGCGGGCCCGAACGGGACGGCTCCGCCGTCTTCAACACCGCCCGGCTGACCGGCCCCGACGGGGCGACGCTGGCGGCGTACCGCAAGACCCACCTGTACGGCGACCAGGAGCGCGCCGCCTTCACCCCCGGCGACCGGCTGGTCGTCCAGGCCGACCTGGACGGCGTCAGGATCGGCCTGCTGATCTGCTACGACGTCGAATTCCCGGAGGCCGTCAGGGCGCACGCGCTGGCCGGCACCGAACTGCTCGCGGTGCCCACCGCCCTGATGCGCCCTTACGAGTTCGTGCCGCGGGTGCTCGTCCCCGCCAGGGCGTACGAGAACGGCCTGCACATCGCCTACGCCAACCGCTGCGGCCCGGAGGGCGACCACGACTTCGCCGGGCTGAGCTGCCTGGCGGGACCCGACGGCGAGATACGCGCCCGGGCCGGATCCGGGCCCGAGCTGCTGATCGCCGAGGTCGACCCGGCACGCAACGCCGACGCGCGGGCGGCCACGCCGTACCTGACCGACCGCCGCCCCGATCTCTACCGCAGCCCCGCCAGGAGCCCCCGCCCATGA
- a CDS encoding ROK family transcriptional regulator: MTVTRAQPGLNASPRTARAINDRLALRLLQQEGPLTAAQLKELTGMSRPSVADLVERLQDSGLIEVVGESGAARRGPNARVYGIVAHRTHVAGLDVRIDSIGVEIADLLGRTQARADLAVPADADPARTIEAGVGLLLGAAAGKPLHTVAFGAPGLINPVTGRLSTHGELPGWHGDLVDEVRNRLGVPVLLENEVNLAAIAEQRERGGAAGDTFVLLWIGGGVGAALVLEGRLRRGNSGGAGEVGFLPISASGRLPTSTNCDDGFHGLVGSRGVCELARAHGLSAPGSDAAAAAAAVRSGTPAFLDELAARIAVGAAAVCAVLDPGQVVLAGEVGSAGGPDLAERVSARLSRLSPLRTEVRPTAVPAGPILRGAVITAMDSAQETLFTPAA, from the coding sequence ATGACCGTGACCCGCGCGCAGCCCGGCCTCAACGCCTCACCGCGTACGGCCAGGGCGATCAACGACCGGCTCGCCCTGCGCCTGCTCCAGCAGGAAGGGCCGCTCACCGCCGCGCAGCTGAAGGAACTCACCGGCATGTCCCGGCCCAGCGTCGCCGACCTGGTCGAGCGCCTCCAGGACTCCGGCCTGATCGAGGTCGTCGGCGAGTCCGGCGCCGCCCGGCGCGGCCCCAACGCCCGCGTCTACGGCATCGTCGCCCACCGCACGCACGTCGCCGGTCTCGACGTCCGCATCGACAGCATCGGCGTCGAGATCGCCGACCTCCTCGGCCGCACCCAGGCCAGGGCCGACCTGGCCGTCCCCGCCGACGCCGACCCGGCCCGCACCATCGAGGCCGGCGTCGGCCTCCTCCTCGGCGCGGCCGCCGGCAAACCCCTGCACACCGTCGCCTTCGGCGCGCCCGGCCTGATCAACCCGGTCACCGGCCGGCTCAGCACCCACGGCGAACTCCCCGGGTGGCACGGCGACCTCGTCGACGAGGTACGCAACCGGCTCGGCGTGCCCGTCCTGCTGGAGAACGAGGTCAACCTCGCCGCCATCGCCGAGCAGCGCGAACGCGGCGGCGCCGCCGGGGACACCTTCGTGCTGCTCTGGATCGGCGGCGGCGTCGGAGCCGCCCTCGTCCTCGAAGGGCGCCTGCGGCGCGGCAACTCCGGCGGCGCCGGCGAGGTCGGCTTCCTGCCGATCTCCGCGAGCGGGCGGCTGCCGACCTCCACGAACTGCGACGACGGCTTCCACGGGCTCGTCGGCAGCCGCGGGGTCTGCGAGCTGGCTCGCGCCCACGGCCTTTCCGCCCCCGGCTCCGACGCGGCGGCCGCCGCCGCTGCCGTGCGCTCCGGCACCCCGGCCTTCCTCGACGAGCTCGCCGCCAGGATCGCCGTCGGGGCGGCGGCGGTCTGCGCCGTGCTCGACCCCGGGCAGGTCGTACTGGCCGGCGAGGTCGGCTCCGCCGGTGGGCCCGACCTGGCCGAGCGCGTCTCGGCCCGCCTCTCCCGCCTCTCCCCCCTCCGCACCGAGGTCCGCCCCACGGCGGTCCCCGCCGGCCCCATCCTCCGCGGTGCCGTGATCACGGCGATGGATTCCGCCCAGGAGACCCTCTTCACCCCTGCGGCCTGA
- a CDS encoding riboflavin synthase has translation MFTGIVEELGEITAVEDQTDASRFTVSGPVVTEGAKHGDSIAVNGVCLTVVEFGGGTFTADVMAETLSRSSLGALRPGSRVNLERPMALGGRLGGHLVQGHVDGTGTVVERTPAEHWEIVKISLPAELTRYVVEKGSITVDGISLTVVEAAADYFTVSLIPTTLALTTLGIKQPGDPVNLEVDVVAKYVERMLTTPAPATASTPAPAPSSGEDPR, from the coding sequence GTGTTCACCGGAATCGTCGAAGAACTGGGTGAGATCACCGCGGTCGAGGACCAGACCGACGCCTCGCGTTTCACCGTGAGCGGCCCGGTCGTGACCGAGGGCGCCAAGCACGGCGACTCGATCGCGGTGAACGGCGTGTGCCTGACCGTCGTCGAGTTCGGCGGCGGCACCTTCACCGCCGATGTGATGGCCGAGACGCTCAGCCGCTCCAGCCTGGGCGCCCTGCGCCCCGGCTCGCGGGTCAACCTGGAGCGCCCGATGGCGCTCGGCGGACGGCTCGGCGGGCATCTGGTGCAGGGCCACGTGGACGGCACCGGCACGGTCGTCGAGCGCACGCCGGCCGAGCATTGGGAGATCGTGAAGATCTCGCTGCCCGCCGAACTCACCCGCTACGTGGTGGAGAAGGGCTCGATCACCGTCGACGGCATCAGCCTCACCGTTGTCGAGGCGGCGGCCGACTACTTCACCGTCAGCCTCATCCCGACCACCCTCGCGCTGACCACCCTCGGCATCAAGCAGCCGGGCGACCCGGTGAACCTCGAAGTCGACGTGGTCGCCAAATACGTCGAGCGCATGCTCACCACTCCGGCCCCGGCGACCGCCTCGACCCCCGCCCCGGCCCCGAGCAGCGGGGAGGATCCCCGATGA
- a CDS encoding nicotinamide mononucleotide transporter family protein — protein sequence MSDTGVLHWLNSEAFTAFDQHVIWSDMIGNLLGLGALALGWRRAMLTWPVQLLSGVVLVAAFWSAQLGGGVGKQFVVITVAVWGWYQWRRGGAASGRLTVRFATWRERAVLVAATAVGTVAVASLFLAYPKLSWNPWPDAYIFVGTLAAMYAQARGWVEFWFAWLAVDLVGVPLNFHSGLPFSGLVYIVYFVLVIAGMYAWWQQTRRAAPAADGPSQAKPSTTVAEGVTA from the coding sequence ATGAGCGACACCGGCGTACTGCACTGGCTCAACAGCGAGGCCTTCACCGCCTTCGACCAGCACGTCATCTGGTCCGACATGATCGGCAACCTGCTGGGCCTGGGCGCGCTCGCGCTCGGCTGGCGGCGGGCGATGCTCACCTGGCCGGTCCAACTGCTGTCCGGCGTCGTGCTGGTGGCGGCCTTCTGGTCGGCGCAGCTCGGCGGCGGGGTCGGCAAGCAGTTCGTGGTGATCACCGTCGCGGTGTGGGGCTGGTACCAGTGGCGGCGCGGCGGGGCCGCCTCCGGCCGGCTGACCGTGAGGTTCGCCACCTGGCGGGAGCGGGCGGTGCTGGTGGCGGCCACCGCGGTCGGCACGGTCGCGGTCGCCTCGCTCTTCCTGGCGTATCCGAAGCTGTCCTGGAACCCGTGGCCGGACGCGTACATCTTCGTCGGCACGCTGGCCGCGATGTACGCCCAGGCCCGCGGCTGGGTCGAGTTCTGGTTCGCCTGGCTGGCCGTCGACCTGGTCGGGGTGCCGCTGAACTTCCACAGCGGCCTGCCCTTCTCCGGGCTGGTCTACATCGTCTACTTCGTCCTGGTGATCGCCGGGATGTACGCCTGGTGGCAGCAGACCCGCAGGGCCGCACCGGCCGCTGACGGGCCGTCGCAGGCGAAGCCGAGCACCACCGTCGCGGAAGGAGTGACGGCATGA
- a CDS encoding helix-turn-helix transcriptional regulator has translation MDRPELADFLRRSRDRLAPADVGLGGGARRRTPGLRREEVAQLAGMSVDYYTRLEQARGPHPSRQMLGALARALRLTTDERDHLFHLAGEEPPRETGSSGYVRPGLLLILDRLHDTPAQVVSDIGDILVQNAMASALLGDVSTRPPGMRNVVRRAFTEPSGMDIFPPEDHETLARSHVAHLRAVLAARPDDPRAAGLVAEMRAASELFARLWAEHEVAVRRSDTKRIRHPIVGEMELDCEVLLSSGHGQRLIVYTARPGTAAYERLQLLRVVGMQDLTTG, from the coding sequence GTGGACCGACCAGAACTTGCCGACTTCCTGCGCCGCAGCCGCGACCGGCTGGCCCCCGCCGACGTGGGGCTGGGCGGCGGCGCCCGGCGCCGCACCCCGGGCCTGCGCCGCGAGGAGGTGGCCCAGCTCGCCGGGATGTCAGTGGACTACTACACCCGCCTCGAACAGGCGCGCGGCCCGCACCCGTCCCGGCAGATGCTCGGCGCGCTCGCCCGCGCCCTGCGGCTGACCACCGACGAGCGCGACCACCTCTTCCACCTTGCGGGCGAGGAACCGCCCCGGGAGACCGGCTCCAGCGGGTACGTACGCCCCGGCCTGCTGCTGATCCTGGACCGGCTGCACGACACGCCCGCCCAGGTCGTCAGCGACATCGGCGACATCCTGGTGCAGAACGCCATGGCCTCCGCCCTGCTCGGCGACGTGTCCACCCGCCCGCCGGGGATGCGCAACGTCGTACGCCGGGCCTTCACCGAGCCCTCCGGCATGGACATCTTCCCGCCCGAGGACCACGAGACGCTGGCCCGCAGCCACGTCGCGCACCTGCGGGCGGTGCTCGCCGCCCGCCCCGACGACCCGCGGGCGGCCGGCCTGGTGGCCGAGATGCGCGCGGCGAGCGAGCTCTTCGCCCGGCTGTGGGCCGAGCACGAGGTCGCGGTCCGGCGCTCCGACACCAAGCGGATCAGGCACCCGATCGTGGGGGAGATGGAGCTGGACTGCGAGGTGCTGCTCAGCTCGGGACACGGCCAGCGGCTGATCGTCTACACCGCCCGGCCCGGCACCGCCGCGTACGAGCGGCTGCAACTCCTGCGGGTGGTCGGTATGCAGGACCTGACGACCGGCTGA
- a CDS encoding flavin monoamine oxidase family protein — protein MTSVPTAVHDEQHIAAQTEPPITMFGPDFPYAYDDFLAHPAGLGSVPPAEHGTEVAVIGGGLSGIVTAYELLTMGLRPVVYEADRIGGRLRTVGFDGCDPGLTAELGAMRFPPSSTAFQHYVDLVGLVTRPFPNPLAPCTPSTVVDLKGESHYATSVADLPEVYHQVMHAWNACLEDGADFSAMQRALRERDVPAIRAIWSALVEKLDNQTFYGFLCDSPAFRSFRHREIFGQVGFGTGGWDTDFPNSILEILRVVYTGADDDHRGIVGGSQQLPQRLWERAPDKAVHWPSGTSLASLHGGEPRPAVTGLHRTAGNRITVTDATGDLRSYKAAVFTAQSWLLLSRISCDDALFPIDHWTAMERTHYMESSKLFVPVDRPFWLDQDPRTGRDTLSMTLTDRMTRGTYLLDDGPDRPAAICLSYTWCDDSLKWLPLSAHERMEVMLKSLGEIYPGVDIRKHIIGNPVTVSWENEPWFMGAFKANLPGHYRYQRRLFTHFMQDALPADRRGLFLAGDDISWTAGWAEGAVQTALNAVWGVMHHLGGGTDPLNPGPGDRYEEIAPVLLPED, from the coding sequence ATGACGTCCGTGCCCACCGCCGTCCACGACGAGCAGCACATCGCGGCGCAGACCGAACCGCCCATCACCATGTTCGGCCCGGACTTCCCCTACGCCTACGACGACTTCCTCGCCCACCCCGCCGGGCTCGGCTCGGTGCCGCCCGCCGAGCACGGCACCGAGGTCGCGGTCATCGGCGGCGGCCTGTCCGGCATCGTCACCGCCTACGAGCTGCTGACGATGGGCCTGCGCCCGGTGGTCTACGAGGCCGACCGGATCGGCGGCCGGCTGCGTACCGTCGGCTTCGACGGATGCGACCCGGGGCTGACCGCCGAGCTGGGCGCGATGCGCTTCCCACCGTCCTCCACCGCCTTCCAGCACTACGTGGACCTGGTCGGGCTGGTCACCAGGCCCTTCCCCAACCCACTGGCGCCCTGCACCCCCTCCACGGTCGTCGACCTCAAGGGGGAGTCGCACTACGCCACCTCGGTGGCTGACCTGCCGGAGGTCTACCACCAGGTCATGCACGCCTGGAACGCCTGCCTGGAGGACGGCGCCGACTTCTCCGCCATGCAGCGCGCGCTGCGCGAGCGCGACGTGCCGGCGATCCGGGCGATCTGGTCGGCGCTGGTGGAGAAACTGGACAACCAGACCTTCTACGGCTTCCTGTGCGACTCGCCGGCCTTCCGGTCCTTCCGGCACCGGGAGATCTTCGGCCAGGTCGGCTTCGGCACCGGCGGCTGGGACACCGACTTCCCCAACTCCATCCTGGAGATCCTGCGGGTGGTCTACACCGGCGCCGACGACGACCACCGCGGCATCGTCGGCGGCAGCCAGCAGCTCCCGCAGCGGCTGTGGGAACGCGCCCCGGACAAGGCCGTGCACTGGCCGAGCGGTACCTCGCTCGCCTCGCTGCACGGCGGCGAGCCGCGCCCGGCCGTCACCGGCCTGCACCGCACCGCAGGCAACCGGATCACCGTCACCGACGCCACCGGCGACCTGCGCTCGTACAAGGCGGCGGTCTTCACCGCCCAGTCCTGGCTGCTGCTGTCGAGGATCTCCTGCGACGACGCGCTCTTCCCGATCGACCACTGGACGGCGATGGAGCGCACCCACTACATGGAGTCCAGCAAGCTCTTCGTGCCCGTCGACCGTCCGTTCTGGCTCGACCAGGACCCGCGCACCGGCCGCGACACCCTGTCGATGACGCTGACCGACCGGATGACCCGCGGCACCTACCTGCTGGACGACGGCCCCGACCGGCCCGCCGCGATCTGCCTGTCCTACACCTGGTGCGACGACAGCCTGAAGTGGCTGCCGCTGAGCGCGCACGAGCGGATGGAGGTGATGCTCAAGTCGCTCGGCGAGATCTACCCGGGCGTCGACATCAGGAAGCACATCATCGGCAACCCGGTGACCGTGTCATGGGAGAACGAGCCGTGGTTCATGGGCGCCTTCAAGGCCAACCTGCCCGGTCACTACCGCTACCAGCGGCGGCTGTTCACCCACTTCATGCAGGACGCGCTGCCCGCCGACCGGCGCGGTCTCTTCCTGGCCGGCGACGACATCTCCTGGACCGCCGGATGGGCCGAAGGCGCCGTGCAGACCGCGCTGAACGCGGTGTGGGGCGTCATGCACCACCTCGGCGGCGGCACCGACCCGCTCAACCCGGGCCCCGGCGACCGCTACGAGGAGATCGCGCCCGTCCTGCTGCCCGAGGACTGA